The genomic region GATTTAAGGGATTTCATCTGTGTTGAGATTGTCGagagttatttttaaagtttgtatTATCATTAAATGAAGGAACATTGTGGGATTTTTCCCTAGATCGTTTTAAAACCAAATCTTCTACTCAGAAAATGTCTAAAGTATTATAAATGCCACTGAAATATGTGTTGGGTATAGTCAATTTctcaataaaatacatttttgaccTTCTTATTTATTCTACTGTCCTTTTATTTGCgggaaaataaaatctaataacATTTTCTAAATAGAATTTTTGCCTGATATGGTTTCAAGTCATTTTCTTTCTACAAAGTATTTCATAGATATCATAGAGTGAAGTTTATTGTTTGGTTCTTACGTTTACTAAATCAGATTAGCTAAATAATGTTACATCAGACTCCAATTCCCTACATCACTTGCGCAGCGGAAATGACGTCCCACGTTACCGGATATCTGCAAGCGGCGCCCCGAAAAAGCCCTTTTCCGTCTCTGAGAAGTGTGGTACAGAACGGCAGACAGCAGTGAGTGAAAAAAAGGCATATTTGTCCATCCAAAATGTGTTGAAATACAATATTCTTGGAGAAATGTTGTCGCGAAGACTTCCCTTGTACTATGATTGCTAGAAACATGTCCCCTCTTGACCATAATGTTTCGCTAGTTGGGTGTATTCTGTCGTTACGAGCACAAGTTAACATGTCGCTAGCTTGCTAACGCATGTGGATGCGGCGTGTCGATTAGCCACGTACTTCGAGCGCCCAATCCATTTAAAACTTGACAAAATTGAGCTTACGTTCTCATTATTTAGTTTTAGTTTAACTCAATGGAATATGTTATCCCCAATAGTTACACTCTCTTCCGTCCGCATTTGTCATTTGGCTTCGCTGTTGCTAACGGTGGCTAATGCTACGTGCAGTGGAGCAGGCTTTACGTCGGGCCTGCTGTGTAACTGCGCTTCTGTTTTCTATTCCTCTGGCTCAGTTCAGTGGCTCATTCGATATGCTTTTATTTCAATTCCCAGTGACTGACTGGGACAATACCACGGCCGTGGCTGAGACCCCTGAGATTAAGCTCTTTGGCAAATGGAGCACCGATGATGTCCAGATTAATGACATCTCCCTGCAGGTGAGCAGCTAAACGAGAAGGACTTTTCTGCAGGCGTGAGGCAAGAGTCACTCCTGGACATTACTCTGTTGGCCCGGTGTGCTATAGACCTCGCAGAGAAAATGTCTTTGCTTATTCGTTGACTGGATCCTGCCGTAGTCCCGTCAACCACCAGCTCAGATACACTAAGTTTTTAAACTTATAATGtgctgaaaagctgcttttgtttttgcaagGACGCCCAATAAGTTATCCACGTTCTCTACAGGATTACATTGCTGTGAAGGAGAAATACGCCAAGTACCTGCCACACTCTGCAGGACGTTATGCTGCCAAACGCTTCCGCAAGGCCCAGTGTCCCATCGTGGAGCGTCTGACCAACTCCATGATGATGCACGGCCGCAACAACGGCAAGAAACTGATGACTGTACGCATTGTCAAGCACGCCTTCGAGATCATCCATCTGCTGACTGGAGAGGTGGGTTCCTGCTCCCAAATCGCTTCCAATAGGGGATTGAACCGCTGGtggttctagagaaggttgaaATTGGTGGGTTTGTTCTTCTGTTGATGGCATCATGAATATTGAAGCACTTTTTGAGCATGACTGCATCACATTGATGCACTACATGTCCTAGATCTTTTGTGGTTGGGGGGGCTTTATGTGGAATTTCCAGGTGTTGTCATGTGATAAATTGCTTTTTGTTACCAGAATCCCCTCCAGGTCTTGGTCAATGCCAT from Takifugu rubripes chromosome 12, fTakRub1.2, whole genome shotgun sequence harbors:
- the LOC115251660 gene encoding 40S ribosomal protein S5, giving the protein MTDWDNTTAVAETPEIKLFGKWSTDDVQINDISLQDYIAVKEKYAKYLPHSAGRYAAKRFRKAQCPIVERLTNSMMMHGRNNGKKLMTVRIVKHAFEIIHLLTGENPLQVLVNAIINSGPREDSTRIGRAGTVRRQAVDVSPLRRVNQAIWLLCTGAREAAFRNIKTIAECLADELINAAKGSSNSYAIKKKDELERVAKSNR